The following is a genomic window from Amycolatopsis acidiphila.
GCGTGAACCATGCCGGGTGAAGACCGGCTGGACATGGCTCGCGTGCCGGTGCGGGTGGCGGAACCTCGCTGTGGGATCGCCTCCCGATGAGCCCGAATTTCCCACGTCCTCCTCGCGAGGAGCCACCGCAGAATTCGGCTGCAGAGCGCGGGTGGGGTGCGTCACCACAAGCGGCTCCGCCGCTCCGGAAGGCGTCTCCAGCGGTCACCCGGCTGCGGCCGCTGACCGTGCTCGCCGCGGTCCTCGCGCTGCTCGTGGTGCTGGTGCTCGGCATCCTGATCGGCGCGGCGGACCTCGGCTGGCACCGGGTGCTCGGCGAGATCTTCGCCGAGGTCACCGGCGGCCGCTCCCCGCTGTCGGCGCGCGAGGCCGCGATCGTGTGGCAGCTGCGTGTGCCGCGGGTGCTGCTCGCCGGGCTCGTCGGCGCCGCGCTCGCCATGTCCGGCGCGACCTTCCAGGGTGTCTTCCGGAACCCGCTGGCCGACCCGTACCTGCTCGGCGCGGCCGCCGGTGCCGGGATGGCCGCGACGATCGTCGTCGTGGCGGCCCCGCAGGCGAGCGGCTGGGTGCCGCCCGCGGCGTTCGTCGGCGCGCTCGGCGGCGTCGGGCTGAGCTGGCTACTGGGCCGGTCCGCCGGCACCGGCACCGCGACGCTGCTGCTCGCCGGCGTCGCCGTCGGTTCGTTCCTCTCCGCGGTGCAAACGTTTGCGCAGCAGCTGAACACCGAGACGATCCGCCAGGTCTACACCTGGCTGCTCGGCGGGCTGAACGTCAGCGGCTGGCGGGAGGTTCTCATCGCGCTGCCCTACATCGGGGTGGCGGCGGTCATCCTGTGTGTCTGCGCACGGCTGCTCGACGTGCTGTCGCTGGGCGACGCGGAGGCCGCGTCCCTGGGCGTGCATCCAGGCCGGGTGCGGCTCCTGCTGCTCGCCGCGGCGTCGCTGGCGACGGCGGCGGCCGTCTCGGTGAGCGGGCTGATCGGCTTCGTCGGCATCGTCGTGCCCCACGTGGTCCGGTTGCTCGCGGGCGCGAGCTACCGCGTGGTGGTCCCGCTCTCGTTGCTGGGCGGGGCGGTGTTCCTGATCGCGGCGGACCAGGTCGCGCGCACGATCATGCCGGGCGAGCTGCCGCTGGGCGTGGTGACCGCGTTCGCCGGGGCGCCGTTCTTCGTGTTCGTCCTGCGCTCGTCGCGAGGGAAGGTGTCATGACCACCCTGCGCCTGCGGGACGTCCG
Proteins encoded in this region:
- a CDS encoding FecCD family ABC transporter permease; this encodes MLAAVLALLVVLVLGILIGAADLGWHRVLGEIFAEVTGGRSPLSAREAAIVWQLRVPRVLLAGLVGAALAMSGATFQGVFRNPLADPYLLGAAAGAGMAATIVVVAAPQASGWVPPAAFVGALGGVGLSWLLGRSAGTGTATLLLAGVAVGSFLSAVQTFAQQLNTETIRQVYTWLLGGLNVSGWREVLIALPYIGVAAVILCVCARLLDVLSLGDAEAASLGVHPGRVRLLLLAAASLATAAAVSVSGLIGFVGIVVPHVVRLLAGASYRVVVPLSLLGGAVFLIAADQVARTIMPGELPLGVVTAFAGAPFFVFVLRSSRGKVS